The following DNA comes from Methanothermus fervidus DSM 2088.
AGAAAAAATTTGTACTGCCTTAAATTGTAAAAATTTATTGAAAAAAACATTGGATGGAATGGATAACCCAAAACCAATAAAAAAGATTGAAAAATTAGATAAAAAAGAATATACAACAAAAAAAGTTGATTTAAATCTCTTACCTATACTCAGACATTATAAAAAAGATGGTGGAAGATACATAACTTCAGGGATAGTAATAGCTAAAGATCCTAATACTGGTATAAGAAATGCCTCAATACATAGAATGATGGTAATTGATAAAAATAAAGTCGCTATTCGTATTGTACCAAGAGATTTGTATACATATTACAAAGAATCTGAAAAACTTGGGAAAGATTTAGAAGTTGCAGTGGTTATAGGTGTCCATCCAGCTGTTCTTTTTGCATCAAGTATTTCAGTTCCAATAAATCAGGATGAATTAGAAATTGCAAACTATTTCCATCAAGGAGAAATGAAACTCTTTAAATGTGAAGATGTAGATATAGAAGTACCTAAATCTGAAATAATTCTTGAAGGTAAAATATTGGCAAACAAACGTGCAGAAGAAGGTCCATTTCTTGATATAACCGGCACTTATGATCTTGTAAGAAGAGAACCTATACTAAAATTTGAAAAAATGCATATAAGAAAAGATGCTATATATCATGCAATTCTACCAGCAGGATATGAACATATGTTACTTCAGGGAATCCCACAAGAAGCAAGAATATATAAAGCTGTTAAAAATACGTTGCCAACAGTGAAAGATGTCAAGCTAACAGAAGGAGGATGTTGCTGGTTACATGCAGTAATTTCAATAAAAAAAAGAACAGAAGGCGATGCTAAAAATGTCATTATGGCTGCATTATCAGCACACCCTTCTCTCAAACATGTGGTTGTTACAGATGAAGATATAGATATATCTAATTTAAGAGAAGTTGAATATGCAATAGCAACTAGAGTCAGAGGAGATAGGGATATTTTGATAATACCTAATGTTCGTGGATCTTCATTAGATCCTATGGCAAAACCTGACGGTACAACAACAAAAGTAGGCATTGATGCTACAAAGCCCCTCAAAAATGGATGAAGGAGGATTCTAAATTAAAATAATACCTTTGGCTTCTGAGAGTTTAGGTGTTAGGAGTCTTTCATTATATATTGAAAATAAAAATGAAAAAATAATTATAGATCCCGGGGCTGCTTTAGGACCACGAAGATACTCACTTCCCCCATCAAAAGTAGAATTGAAAGCATTAGATTATAGTAAGAAAAGAATATTGAATTTTTTAGAAAAATCAGATATCGTTATTATTACACATTATCATTATGATCATTACACTCCAGAAGCTGATTATAGTGGAAAGAGAGTGTTGTTAAAGCATCCAAAAAGAAATATAAATTTAAATCAGAAAAGAAGAGCATCTAAATTTATAAAAAATTTAGAATTTTATGAATATGCAGATGAAAAAGATATAAATATTGGAAATACAAGAATAAAGATTTCTCCACCAGTTCCTCATGGTAAAGAAGGAACTAGGCTGGGATTTGTAATAATGTGTTTAATAGAAAATAAAAAAAGGATCTTATATGCAAGTGATAGTCAAATGTTAAATGAATTGTGTGTTAAATGGACTATTAAACAAATGCCTGATATTGTAGTGACTAGCGGTCCTCCAACCTATTTAAGACATGTAAAATCAACATGGGAATTAGGTGTAAAAAATATTAACAAAATAATATATGAAACTGATGCAAATTTAATTTTAGATCATCATATTGTCAGAGATAAAAGATATAAAGAATTTTTTGAAGAAATAGATTGTGAAGTTTTAACATGTGCAAAATATTTAGGCATGGAAGATATACCATTGGAAGCATATAGGGGTGAATTACATAAAATGGAAAAAGGTAAGAGTGTCAGCATTCCTTTTTCGATTCCTAAGCATTTAGCTAGCTATTAATTTTTCTTTCAGGACTTCTCCACTTAACAACGTGTAAAGGTGATATTAGACCTTTATATGAAGTTCTAACCACTGCAAATGCATTTATTGTAAAGAAAAATATGAAATACCATGGAGCATAAATTAAATACTGAGGAATTTTCGGATCGTATTTTCTGTATAGTATTGATGCTACTGTAGCCTGTATTATCCCTAAAGCTGTAAGAAATGACCCTCCCCAGGCTATTAATGATATATTGATTCCTAAGTTCAAAATTTTAGATAAAACTACATAAATTATCAATAAAACAAAATCAAATGACCAAACATAGCTCAAAATTACATCTATGTATAGAGGCCAAAGAAAACTTTCTTTAAAATTTTTAAATATTGTTCTATGAGTTCTTAATAAATGCCAGCCCCCTAGTGCCCATCTTTTTCTTTGATTCCAATAATCCTTAAAATTTTCAGGAGCATGAATAAATACAATCGCATCAGGTTCAAAAACAACCTCCATTTTCAATCTTTGGATTTTCCAAGTAACATCAATGTCTTCAGTAGCTGAGTAAGGTGAAAAACCACCTACATCAATTAAAACATCAGTTCTATATGCAGCGGCACAACCGGAAACTGAAAATATACGTCCAAAAATACGTTGAGACATCTTAATTAAGCCTATTATTGATGTAAATTCAATAGTTTGTAATTTACCTAAAAAACTTTTTCTATTAAATACAATAGGGTTTGCAGTAACTGCACCAATTTTTTCATTTGTGAAATGAGATATTAAGGCTTTTAAAGCACTGGGATGTAATATTGTATCAGCATCTATAACAACAACGTAAGGGGTAGATACAAATCTTAATGCTATATTTAAAGCATTTGCTTTCCCTTGATTTTCTTGTAGCCGTAACAAATAAAAATTTTCATTATTTTTAACAAATTCTTCAATTTTTTCAGGAGTTTTGTCTGTTGAGGCGTCATCTACAAAAATCACCTCATACTTCGGATAATCTAGAAATTGTAAGGCAGTTGCAGTTAATTCTATAGAATTTTCTTCATTGAAACAAGGTATTAAAATTGTAACAGGAGGCCACTCTTCCATTTTTTTCTTTTTCTTAATTTTTTTGGGAAAAAAGTAGAGAACCAGTGATCCAAAAAATAGCCATGATAAATGGATAAATAAAAACATACCACATCATAAAAAATATAATATCCACCTTATCCCTCCATGATTCTTAAGAGATAATTTAAATATTTTTCAGCCCCCTTGTTGGCAATTTTTTTAAGTTTAGAAATTTTTAATTTTTTCTTTTCCTTAAAACGTTTTTCATTTTTTACCTTGCAATAATATACAATAGTTCCATTTGTTGAACCTCTAAAAATTTTATTAATAGCTTCTTTTGATAAAAATAATATTTTTTCTCTCTTTTTTATATGATGAGGGTTTTTAATTTCCTTCTTTTTGTATGGGGGCCACCCAATTAATTTTCTGTAGAGGTAATTAACAACGCAAATATACATAATAACATTGAAGGTTATTAATATGAAATATTTTGTTTCAAAACAATTCAAATAAATAATCCAAAAAATAAAACAGAGAACCCATCCCAAGATACCAAGAAAGAAATGTCCTAAATTCATAAGATTATGTCTATTTTTGCTCCGCATTTTGGACATGCTTTATCATCTAAGTTTATTTTACTTACTCCAAACCCTCTTCTCTCTATCAGTAATTCACCACACTCATAACAATACGTATTTTCAAATTCTGTTCCTGGAACATTTCCAATGTAGACATATCTCATTCCCATTTTTAATGCCATTTCCCTTGCTTTTACTAGAGTATCCACATAGGTAGGTGGTAAATCACTTAATTTATAATGTGGGAAAAACCTTGTAAAATGGAGTGGAGTATCAACTCCAACTTCTTCGACCATGAATTCAATCAATTCCCTTATCATCTCTTTAGAATCGTTATATTTTGGTATTATTAAATTTGTAACTTCTATATGTACTCCTGCTTTTTTCCATCTAACTATATTTTCAAGTACAGGGTCAACACTAGGAACTCCGCATATTTCTCTATAAAATTTGTCTGACATTGCTTTAAGATCAATATTTGCAGCATCAAGAAATGGTTTTATTTTTTTGAATGCCTCTTTACTCATATAGCCGTTAGTCACATAAACAGTTTTTATTCCATTCTCTTTAGCAATTTTTGCAGAATCTAACGTATATTCAAACCATATGGTTGGTTCATTGTATGTCCATGCTATCATCTTACAATTATAGTTTTTTGCTGCTTGTATTGCCTCTTCAGGAGATATCTCTTCAGTTGCCACACTTTGCCATTCCTGAGATATTGTCCAATTTTGACAATGTTTACATCTGAAATTGCAGCCGACGGTTCCTAGAGAATACACATTTTCTCCTGGGTAAAAATGGAATAGTGGCTTTTTTTCTATTGGATCAATTGCCACAGAAGAAACTGTAGAATAGATTAAGGTATAGAGTTTTCCATCTTTATTTTCTCTGGTACCACAAAATCCTTTTTTATTTGGGGGAATAAGACATTTGCGCATGCATACATTACATCTAACTTTTTTATTAATTTTTTCATATAGGTAAGCTTCTTTAATCATTTTTAAACCTCAGTATTAAAAGTGTTCATATCCTCTAGGTAATAACTCATCAATTTTTCCATTTTTTCTTACAATTTCCATTCTACCTGTATCTGTTATTTCCCCAATTACATATATATTGAGAAGTTTTGATAATTTTTTTAATCCATTTTTCTTTATAATTACCAAAAGTTCAAAATCTTCACCATAATGAAGAGCAAAATCTATAGGATCTCTTTTTAAAAACTTTGCAACATCAATTACATAATCTGGAATTGGAATCTGAGATTCATATATCTTTATTCCGATCCCATCATTCATTTTCAATATTTCTTGTAGTTCACTAGCTAATCC
Coding sequences within:
- a CDS encoding UbiD family decarboxylase (COGs: COG0043 3-polyprenyl-4-hydroxybenzoate decarboxylase and related decarboxylase~InterPro IPR002830~KEGG: mth:MTH1394 hypothetical protein~PFAM: Carboxylyase-related protein~SPTR: P41655 Uncharacterized protein MTH_1394~TIGRFAM: UbiD family decarboxylase~PFAM: 3-octaprenyl-4-hydroxybenzoate carboxy-lyase~TIGRFAM: UbiD family decarboxylases), with the translated sequence MSDLKTFIEILDEKYGVKEINKEVSTKFEIAKIIKKYENKTLIFNNIAESDIPIVSGVCNTREKICTALNCKNLLKKTLDGMDNPKPIKKIEKLDKKEYTTKKVDLNLLPILRHYKKDGGRYITSGIVIAKDPNTGIRNASIHRMMVIDKNKVAIRIVPRDLYTYYKESEKLGKDLEVAVVIGVHPAVLFASSISVPINQDELEIANYFHQGEMKLFKCEDVDIEVPKSEIILEGKILANKRAEEGPFLDITGTYDLVRREPILKFEKMHIRKDAIYHAILPAGYEHMLLQGIPQEARIYKAVKNTLPTVKDVKLTEGGCCWLHAVISIKKRTEGDAKNVIMAALSAHPSLKHVVVTDEDIDISNLREVEYAIATRVRGDRDILIIPNVRGSSLDPMAKPDGTTTKVGIDATKPLKNG
- a CDS encoding Predicted hydrolase of the metallo-beta-lactamase superfamily (COGs: COG2248 hydrolase (metallo-beta-lactamase superfamily)~InterPro IPR014426~KEGG: tko:TK1681 hypothetical protein~SPTR: B5ISH3 Putative uncharacterized protein~PFAM: Metallo-beta-lactamase superfamily); the encoded protein is MASESLGVRSLSLYIENKNEKIIIDPGAALGPRRYSLPPSKVELKALDYSKKRILNFLEKSDIVIITHYHYDHYTPEADYSGKRVLLKHPKRNINLNQKRRASKFIKNLEFYEYADEKDINIGNTRIKISPPVPHGKEGTRLGFVIMCLIENKKRILYASDSQMLNELCVKWTIKQMPDIVVTSGPPTYLRHVKSTWELGVKNINKIIYETDANLILDHHIVRDKRYKEFFEEIDCEVLTCAKYLGMEDIPLEAYRGELHKMEKGKSVSIPFSIPKHLASY
- a CDS encoding glycosyl transferase family 2 (COGs: COG1215 Glycosyltransferase probably involved in cell wall biogenesis~InterPro IPR001173~KEGG: adg:Adeg_0847 glycosyl transferase family 2~PFAM: glycosyl transferase family 2~SPTR: C9RCL0 Glycosyl transferase family 2~PFAM: Glycosyl transferase family 2) codes for the protein MFLFIHLSWLFFGSLVLYFFPKKIKKKKKMEEWPPVTILIPCFNEENSIELTATALQFLDYPKYEVIFVDDASTDKTPEKIEEFVKNNENFYLLRLQENQGKANALNIALRFVSTPYVVVIDADTILHPSALKALISHFTNEKIGAVTANPIVFNRKSFLGKLQTIEFTSIIGLIKMSQRIFGRIFSVSGCAAAYRTDVLIDVGGFSPYSATEDIDVTWKIQRLKMEVVFEPDAIVFIHAPENFKDYWNQRKRWALGGWHLLRTHRTIFKNFKESFLWPLYIDVILSYVWSFDFVLLIIYVVLSKILNLGINISLIAWGGSFLTALGIIQATVASILYRKYDPKIPQYLIYAPWYFIFFFTINAFAVVRTSYKGLISPLHVVKWRSPERKINS
- a CDS encoding hypothetical protein (KEGG: conserved hypothetical protein~SPTR: C6KT00 Putative uncharacterized protein), whose amino-acid sequence is MYICVVNYLYRKLIGWPPYKKKEIKNPHHIKKREKILFLSKEAINKIFRGSTNGTIVYYCKVKNEKRFKEKKKLKISKLKKIANKGAEKYLNYLLRIMEG
- a CDS encoding Radical SAM domain protein (COGs: COG1180 Pyruvate-formate lyase-activating enzyme~InterPro IPR016431: IPR007197: IPR006638~KEGG: mth:MTH1395 pyruvate formate-lyase activating enzyme related protein~PFAM: Radical SAM domain protein~SMART: Elongator protein 3/MiaB/NifB~SPTR: O27446 Pyruvate formate-lyase activating enzyme related protein~PFAM: Radical SAM superfamily), encoding MIKEAYLYEKINKKVRCNVCMRKCLIPPNKKGFCGTRENKDGKLYTLIYSTVSSVAIDPIEKKPLFHFYPGENVYSLGTVGCNFRCKHCQNWTISQEWQSVATEEISPEEAIQAAKNYNCKMIAWTYNEPTIWFEYTLDSAKIAKENGIKTVYVTNGYMSKEAFKKIKPFLDAANIDLKAMSDKFYREICGVPSVDPVLENIVRWKKAGVHIEVTNLIIPKYNDSKEMIRELIEFMVEEVGVDTPLHFTRFFPHYKLSDLPPTYVDTLVKAREMALKMGMRYVYIGNVPGTEFENTYCYECGELLIERRGFGVSKINLDDKACPKCGAKIDIIL